The genomic stretch CAGGATggcttcgtcgtcgtcgtcgtcaccgCCGTCTGTcatggtggagagagagagagagacagccGCGGGGATGGCATCGCCATCATCATCACCGACGTCGGccgtggagagagagagagagagggagggagagggtgAGGAGGGCATTGGATTAATTGTTTGGAGATGGTCAAGGATTCAAGAAAAACAGTTATGAAGCCTTAGGAACAAAATTTTTCCCTTAATGCCCGGCATTTTGGGGCAATTTATAATTACTACAAACAACTTaggaacaaaattttttttaaaaaaaaacatattccTGGGCCCATTAATCTACATATAGTCTAATTCCAAGCTGCAAATGAGAGTGAATTCAACCAAAACAATTTGGAATTTGGGTTCAGGTCGAAAACTAACAATTTAATCATACAACAGAACAATAGAAAGAACTGAAATGGAAAACATTATATATGCTGAaacagaaaaaggaaacaaaactGAAGtgatttcacttttattttgtGGGTCAGGGTGATCTAAACCTCTTTTACGGTTATTTGGTTTCTGCATTGTGGAGTCAGAGATAACCATCCATGTCCAAACTTGCTCATGGGGCTCTTGGTCTGCGCCGAAGCTGCACCAAATTAAGCACTTGGCTAaccaaattaagaaaaatatatacaaaaaaaaaacataattaagcTAATGTATCAGgaacagaaaaataaagggGTAAGTAGCATGAGTTGATTGTTCCATTTGCGCCAAAAATCAGGTCTCTAACGTTTAATACTAACTAGTGAAGGCACCTGCGCATTGCGGCGGGTCGATTCCgtagaaacaaataaataaaaaaattgaagaaagaagaaatagtAATAACATAaagtaaaaaactaattttctttttgtaaaaaaagtaaaagtagaACGTCCTTTGTGAAACCAGCAGTGGATATTAGTGCTGAACAATACTCATACTTGATGGCTTATTAATCTGGAATCTGCTTTCAATTTCAGCCAACTTGTACATCAACTTCTCAAGGCATCTGGAGTGGGAAATATTATGTTCATCTCATCAATTGCAGGGCTTGTTGCTATAACCAACATTTTCATATATTCAGCAACTAAATGTACATCTAGCAATTCAAAGCAAAACTtgttaataaaaataatcatctaaatatgaaaagaattatttttttgatatatatttttctttcttatgttttctttcaatttttttaagagCATTGAATCAACCCATGAAGAATTAAGTGGGTGACGAACAATATATGAATGAATTCCATTGCACCAGTAGCCATTAATAAGTCCTCACTCATGAAACCTATAGGACCTTATCACCTTCTTGCTCTAATTTAATAACTTGGTCAAATTATAATGTAAATATCGATTAGATTCAATATACATGTTTTGTCTCATAAAAGTTTATAATATGTTAATACTATATGTGCTATCTAACTATTGGTGTAAAGTACTATGCCACTTGAGAAACATCATATTTATATGGggaatatactatatataattcaaacataatataaacaaattaacataatatacagattaaaataaacaaatatgatAAAGCACATGAAGATATTATAGAAAAGAAATAACTAAGAACTAAAAATAAGCCTGATATTATATAAACCTTTATTAAAAGCATGAAAAAGCTAGTCTCTTTGCTCCGTCACGTCGTTAAGCAATAGATTAGTCTCGAAACGTGAGAGCAACAgtgcaggcggaggttgtggcGCTGCCATAGCGCCTTTAGTTACAGCCATGAAGAAGGATTGGAACCTTATAATTAAGCAAGCCTgacatatatatttcaaaataaaaacgAAGAAATCCTTACTTTATCTACCCATTTTAGCTATCTGAGCTCGACATTGAGTTACTCGATCTAGAGTCCAGTgccaccctctccctcttcagGAGCCTTGTGAGGAGCCCCTCGAACATGCCCACCACCTCCCTCACCATGTCGCATATGCACTCAGCCTCGTCGTCCAAGCAATGGTGTCCTTGAAGTCAATAGAGATGGCAGCGCCAAGTTTGGCATACGGCACGCGATTCTTCTTCTCTATTCACAGCATGCGATTGATGTCAGGTTTGGAGCCCAtggagaaggaagaggaagcgGTGGAGGAGAGGAGGGGCCAATTACATATGCTTCTAGGTTTCAAAGTAGGATTCGAAGGGTCATAACTCATAAGTGGGTGTatgcattaattaaaaatttggtgaAGAAAAGAATGGTTCAAAGTAGGATTTGAAAGATCATAATTGGGTAGATGCATTAATTAAAAATCCGGTGAAGAAAAGGTAAAAGaccatatagaaaaaaatacaatacatataaaataaaggtAGGACTTAATTCTTTAAAATAAGGTATACATGCGCCAGTTTTTGTATTTAGCTTTAATATAAAGGTATAGATTTCAATATAGCCACTATAAAATAATGTTTGTCATATCAGCATCAAATCTTTTTAGGCgacaatttttatttgatttagcgTCATTTTTATAGGCTTAATTATACTTTGCTACCCTGTactttacagatttttttttttcacttcctattttgtacttactttattttgtacttactttttttttttcaaaaggcACCATCTAActattatctttttctcaatccctacactataaaaaataaacttatcattttatattaaaGCTATTggaaaatttttgttaaaaatgaCAGCATATCTTCAActcatttcatattttttttatttttttttttagcagatTGTTTGTGGAAGGTAACTGGTTACTAGGATATATACACTCGCACGCATTTTTTGATTCGAAGTAGGATACAACATGGATAACCAAGCAATCGACTATCATGTACAGCAgtggtaataaataaataacattgctattttctttgaaaaattaGAGTTCCACAATACTAGCGCCATCAACTTTTACTTGTGGATTTAtacataatattatttattatatgatcACTAAAACCCAAACTGCATGTTCTATTCATCTAAAAGTCAAAAAGATTATAGTACGCAGTAACCTCTTTTCTACCATCAGTAGCATTCAAGCCTCAATAAAAAAGTATGTTATAAGTTTGAAAGAATATTGATAAGCAAAATAACTGGCCAAGACCAAAAAAGTACTTGTCTATCATCTTGATTTCGTTTATATTTAGTCCATTATCCCAGTACAAGAAGATCAACACCGAGTCGTTCGCAGCATGAAAACAGTGGAGAGAGTGGCGGATACTTGTAAATTCCACTCTAATTGTTCTAACCATCCTTTCGCTGGGGCGTAAAATGTCTAAGCCATTTCTATATTACAATGGAATGAACCTGAGATTGAAAAACAGCCACCGAACCTTTCCCAATTTGAGATATGGCCACCCCGGCGGTAAACGACCCAAATCTGCGGCTAATTCGCCTTTCTCCAAGCTGAAAATGCCGAGCGTCTCGGCCTCAAACGCCTGCCCTGCCTCGTAGCCGAGGAACGGCCGGAAAAAGTAGATGTGGTTCGCCGAGAACGTGCGGGGGAAGGCGCTGACGTCGAAGCACCCCGACCCCCCCTCGCAGATGAACAAAGCATTGCCGGCCCCAATATCAGCCACCGGCAGCGCCCTAGCCTGTGGTGGTGCGGAGAGTTCGAGCCTGAACACGACCAGTACGGTGTTGTACAGCGCGGCGCGCACCTGCCGGATCTTGTTGACAAGGAACAGCGAGCCGTCGGCTGACTCGAGTAGGAATGTGGCGTCTGGTGACGGCGGTCGCGGCACGTTGGATATTGTGTAGGATGAGACAGTGATGTTTCTGGCCGGGTCGGAGAGGTCGAAGGCAAGCATGACCATCTTCTTGCCGTCGACGGCGTAGATTTTCTTGTTCCTCATCGGCGCCAAGTCGGAACAGTGGAAGTGGGCGAGGGGGATGGTTATCGGGACCCACACAAGATCAACGCCCATCCGGAAGTAGAGGTATACGTCGGCGATGTGGTTGAGGACGATGAGCATCGTGAACTTCTTGTCGTCGACGGGGTCAGAGGAGAGGACGGATAAGCGAATAAGGTCCCTGCAACGGACCGTCACCGCTACGGCAGCAGGCACTACCTGAATGCCGGACGTGCGTGGAAACACGCGATAGTTGCCGCATAATTCAGCGGGGAATTGGAGCATGCTGTTGGGGGCGGTGAGGAGTGGGGGGAGCCAGATGCGTTCGTAGGTGACGGGGTTGAATGTGTGGATGAAGGAgttgggggagaggaggaggagccagCCGTGGGAGGTGCCGAAGCAGTAGGAGTCGAGGGGCGGGCCGGGGAAGTAGCGGTAGATGCCGGTGGCGGGGTTGTAGTAGGGTCCACCGCTGGCGAATTCGCTGAAGACGGCGACGGGGGGCTGGAGAGGGCGATGGCCCGGCCAGGGAAATTTCATATTGGTCCATTTGGGGAATGCGAAGACGGCGCGGAGGTAGTGGACGGTGCAGGTGAGTCGGGAGATGATCTGCGCGACGAGATCCCCCGGGAGGGAGGCCCAGTTGGCCGCCAAGATGGcttcgtcgtcgccgtcgtcacCGCCGTCGGCCATGGcggagttagagagagagacagcCGCGGGGATGGCATCGCCATCATCATCACCGACGTCGGCcatagcgagagagagagaggattcaAGAAAAACAGTTACGAAGCCTTGGACGTCCACACGGAGATTTTCTAGATTTatggggaaaaaaataataatccaaaatGCATGacttatattattaatatagtgCTACGTACCGACCTGATTGGTATATAACAGAATCTATTCGAAAgaattatactatataaaataagtggATTGGGTTACACGTAATAACTGGGCCCGAGGTGGCAAAGTGAGTCGGCGGATTAAAACGGCGCCATTGGCTAGCGCGAATCTCGAGGCAGTGTGACGTGGTAGCGGGCGGACGATTTGGTGTGAATCTTGAGGCGCCCGTGGATGCCGCGTAACCGCTTAACAGGTGGAAAGTCAACTCCATCTAACTGCCCAAGCCATTTTTGATAcactggaaaaaaaattttctttttctttttttttcttttttttttttccttaatgcCCGGCATTTTGGggcaatttataattttactatAAACAACTTAggaacacaattttttttttaaaaaaacatattcCTGGGCCCATTATCATAATATAACTATTGCATTGTTAACCCCATTCATTTTTAGTTACGGTAGTTTgcagttaatttttaattctataattttataatttaattacacACTTAATCTATCAAATATCtagataatattatatagatttttaagtaattctaaataaaatatttgtacaTCTAAATAGTACAAAATGCACAAACAATTTCTAAAGTACAtgccaatatttttttatccttaCGTGTCTTTTCTGTTTTCAATCAACAAAAAAGTAccataaaatttaatcaaattattgtgcataaaatgataaaataacaCCTTCAAAACATGTGTATGGTCATCTTTCTTTTAAACCCTGTTTTATTGTCCCAGTACAAGAAATTAACCATTACGTATGGGGAATCAAAAAACAAACTAAAACAGTACTGGAGAGTACTTGACATGCATGCACCTCTTGCTATTAATTTCTCTCTAGCTAGTTGCTTAAATCATCCTCAGATTCATCTCTGAATCTTTTCCTTGAAACCAACTTCTTGAGATCGAGGAACGGGGGAGTCGTCTTTAAATCGAAGATTGAAAAAGACCCACCTACGAACTCCGGTGGTGCACGGCCACTCAGGTGGCGAACGCCGAGAACTATTCGGAACTCTTTGCCCTTCTCtaagctgaaaatgctgaacATCTCTTCCTCACACCTTGTCCATTGCGAGAACTCACAGTATGGTCCGAAAAAGTAGACGTGGTTCGGCTGGAAAGCACGGGGAAAGCCGCGGACATCGATGCCGACCCCCCTTCGCAGATGAACAGCGCATTGGTGGCGCCAATATCGGTGACTCGCTGCCCCTGCGCCTGCGACCGCATGGATATGTCGAGCATAAACACGCGAAATATGCCCTCTAAGGCGCTGGCCCCCATGTAGATATTGTTGACGAGGAGCAGCGAGCCGTCGGCTGACTCGAGGAGGAATGTGGCATTGGGCGACCTCGGTCGCGGCACGTCGGATATTGTGTAGGATGAGACAGTGATGTTGCTGGCCAGGTCGGAGAGATTGAAGGCGATAAGGGCCTCCTCCCTGTGGTCGACAGTGTAGCTTTTCTTGTTCCTCGTCGGTGTTATGTCGGCACAATGAAAGTCAGCGAGGCAGACGATTATCGGCGCCGAAGCAGTAGACGTTGGTGAGGAGTGAGGTCGGACGGGACAGCGAAGCAGCGGACGACGCCAGTGACGGGGTTGAAGTAGGGCCCGATGCAGAAGAGCTCGGGGAAGAGGACTACCGGGGCCGGAGAGGGAAGTGGCCTGGCGGGGGAAGCTCCGCCTCGCCCGGTGATGACACACCAAGAGCGGGCAGAGGTACTGGATGGTGTTGGCAAGTCGGTAGAGGATTTGCATGATGAGATCTACGAGGACGCTGTCATAGTCGGCGGTGCGTCGTTGTCGTCGCCGGCCACGTcggaggtggagagagagaggggggcggGGGAAGGAGAATTTAGGAGACGGTCAAAGAGTcaagaaaaagagttgaaaacGTTGACGTACACGTGGCGCGATCTCTGGGCGACGGGGAATCATATATAAGTAAGCCCGGGGTGACAAAGTTGGCGGGTTGCAACGCCATTggttcgttttctaattttaattttgaccaTCATTATATTACAGGTATGATAttagggggggaaaaaaaggaaaaacaaagcATCTTTTTTCTCATCAAACAAAATTGTCTCAATAAAATCTCATGCTCCAATCACTTCTTACTCAAAATttaggttaaaaaaaatgatttgattAATTTTCAAGCAGCTAGCTTAGTTAAAGTAAGTTAAAGTAAGTAAGCAACTGATCTTTAGAAACCAAGGAATGGAATtatcaaaccaaaaaaattgaactttgatTAAATCAAATCAACTATCTCATTATTAACTAGGTTTATTGAACCAAAATATTGCTTCTTTAACCAATGAACCAAAGTCCTTTTTTCCAGAAACAAGAAAGATGAGAAACAAGAAAGATGAGAACTTACAGAACATCTACCAGAATTAAACAAGAAATATTTTATGCTCATCCAAACTTAGTTTAATTTGCAGGGAAGCAAACAAAAGTTGGTAATAttttaaatgtatatatatatttaacataCATCACTGTAAAACTATTATAGCATTTATCAGGAGCTTCTTTCTAGGTCTATTTAAGTAAAAGCttctaaagttaaaaacttGTAAGATGTTTTTAAGCTTTTTCTAGCTCTCTCAGTAAAAGACCACACAAAAAGTTACTGAACTTGGCTTTGATCAGGATCAGCAGCAGTACCCCCCACATCAGACGGCCCAGAATCCCCGATCACGTCCTTGGACAGTGGCTGTGAAAGCTTCAGCTTCTCCTTGTACTCCTGCATCTCTCTTTTGTATCTCTCCTTGTCTTTTAGACCATAATCTTGATACACCTGAAATAGATTTAAAATGTAggttagttttaaaaaaaaaaaaaaatgtttgaaaaTTTAGTCCCTTGAGTGTACCTCGATTTTTGTATCATCCTGAAATTTCAATGGTAACACTTTTGTCTCTAAAGTTTGGTAGCATTTCAATTTAATATATGGAATTTCAAATTAGTccaaaaatttgaactcaatttaattttgtccttaaagtttgatattaaggAAAAGTTTAATGACAGTGTTGCTGATCAAAGTTCAcatagtatattttttactatctaatgcgaaaaaaatagaagaaattaaaaatcatattttacTCGATTTATTTACCGCTGATTTAAACACCTTTGCTTAACATATTACCATAAACACACTACTAATGTTTTCGACTTATTTGAAACAGATTTAAAATACAATGTTCAAATTGAATGAACTAAACatgtttaaaagaaaaaagttaagaaCAGTTAAAATGCGGCGGTTTTGTAGCGGACTCACCATCCTTTCCTGTTCAGTGAGTTTATTCCAGGACCCTCCAATCATCTTGCTGAACTCTCTTTCCCTGTTTGGGAAGAGAGATTTGAGCTTGGAATGTTTCTCAGCAAAGAAGAAGTTGTAGGCACTCCGGTTCGGCTTCGGGTGCGCGGGGTCACGGTGCCGCCACCCCCTCTTTCGCCTCCGCCGCGAACGTGTTGGGTTTCCGTTGTTTGTTGCAGCTGATCCATCGAAGGATGTAGCCACTGCTGCTGCAGCTGAAGATgcagcagtagcagcaacaGTAGGCGGCGGGTGTTGGACATGGTAGAGCACTCCATGCAGTGTCTCCGACCCGATATTCACCGTGACCAAGTAGCCATACTCGAATTTCCCGTCGATCGATCCGGTGACGGAGAAGTTGTAAGCTCCTGTGAACTTACACGAATTCATTATAACACTGCAAAAACGTACCTAATTTACAGcgaagcatgcatgcatgttgcAGAAAAAGTTTGTAAACGAACTCAAATTTGTAACACTAACGCATTTGATTGTTAACGAAAGTAATACCATGTTACCCGAGAGATCGATCTGTTAGGAAACAGCTTAGGTATATGGGCCAATCTACATATAGTCTAATTCCTTATTACAAATGAGAGTGAACTCAACCAAAACACAATTTGGAATTTGGGTTCAGGTCGAAAACTAACAATTTAATCATACAACAGAACAATAGAAAGAACAGATGTTGAACATGAAATGGAAAACATTATATATGCTGAaacagaaaaaggaaacaaaactGAAGTGATTTCACCTTTATTTTGTGGGTCAGGGTGATCTAAACCTCTTTTACGGCTATTTGGTTTCTGCATCGTGGAGTCAGAGATAACCAGGCCATGTCCAAACTTGCTCATGGGGCTCTTGGTCTGCGCCGAAGCTGCACCAAATTAAGCACTTGGCTAACCAAATTAAGAAagatatatacaaaaaaaattcataattaagCTAATGTATCAGGTACAGAAAAATAAAGGGGTAAGTAGCATGAGTTGAGTATTTCATTTGTGCCAAAAATCAGGTCTCTAACTTTTAATACTAATTCCAATATAGCCACTATAAAATAATGTTTGTCACATCAGCATCAAACCTTTTTAGGCGACGATTTCTATTTGATTTGGCGTCATTTTTATAGGCTTAATTACACTTTGCTATCCTGTActttacagttttttttttcactttctattttgtacttttttttttttcaaaggcaccatttaactattttttttttctcaatcccTATACTATAAACAATAAACTCATCATTTTATATTAAAGCTGTTGGAAAATACTTGTTAAAAATGACAGCATATATTCAACtcatttagatataaaaaataataaaatatataaaatgattaaaagtaattaaaaatgACTCAGTAGAAAAGCTTTTAGTGAGTCTATCATgaagaattattttatatttttttactatttaactgGTGTTTCTTAATAAAATGGTTAGATTTAATTTTCCCAAAATAATAGACTTGTTAAAAGTAATGTAAAAGAttggcaacaaaaaaaaatacatttagtGATGTCtattagaaaagaaaatgctacaaggtagagaaataaaaataaacctaAAACATGgcataaaaattgataaaatacaGTAATACAATGTTGTCTTTGAAAAAACAAATAGTATAATATGTCACAAATGAAAATAACACTAAAAGTACATTGTAGTAGTCTAGTAGAGGGTAATAATTAAGCCTTTTTTAGCAAAGATATATaattagaataaataataaaagttagaGACTGATTGCAAAAGTTAAAAGATCACTTCTATtctcaaaacttttgaaaagttgAATATCAAATATTGAAAGTTATGAAATATCTCACTTTAATTAATCCTTATCCTCATCTACTAgtaccaaaaacaaaaaacattaTCAATAATAAACTTTTTCTCTACTACTAGATGAAGATTGTGATTAAATTAAAACAACTTTAAAAAAcacaaaatatcaaaaaaaaatgaaaaatatatataaaaatagggaaaaaaaacaaacaaacctGCAGGGGGGATAAGCAGGCCCTGGGTTCTGAAGAAGTACACCTGCTCATAGTGGTGCAACAAACTCAAGTAGTACTTCCTCAGCACAAATGAAGCACTTGTTGTGGTTGGAGGGAACTTAAACTCACATATCACCTCTCTCCACCTCTTCTCCTCAATAACCTACATTATAAATTaactaagtaaaaaaataataataatggcaAAAATGTGTGTATGAAGCTTACACAAATTAACTATGGCCTATTTTAAATCTACCACCAAatcattattttaattttagtataattGTTCAATGGATAGCCAAATCAGAATGGGTCAAAGTGCAGATaattaagtttcatatatttttatcaaaaataattatttctaactaCAATTAGCCTCACAGTACTGTTGCTAATTATATAACtaataatactaaaattaaagaataattaatacaaACCTTTTCAAGGCCACCTCTTTTGGTCACTTCCACATACAAGAGGTGCAGGTTAAGATCCTTCCCTCCAATAACAGGGATCCTAAAATATATTAACACCAAATAAGATacacaaaaaaagggaaaaaaaaacaaaatcaaacttGGTagagaaaacatatataatataataaaaatacaaaaaaaaagagagactaATTAAGTTATTATGCATGCATACATAAACTTTGTGCCCATGGAGGAGTGGAAACGGCGCAGTGTGTCCATAAATATTTCTCTATCTCTCACCACCTCCTCATGAGAATGTAATGGAGGGGGGTATGTTTTCTCTCCCATTTCCCAACCCATCACCTTTTTCTCCtccatttttttctctccctcttctttctccatctctccacccttactctctctctctctctctttcttaagCTTTGAAGGTGATAATAAACCCCAAAAAtacctacaaaaaaaaaaaaaaaaaagaagctctgAAATGGGATGAGgaagagtgtgtgtgtgtgtgtgtgtgtgtgtgtgtggtagtAAAAACAAAGTACTCAAAAGAAGGCCCCAAAAACCCTTTATTAAGGTTGGTGAGGAAGTGAATTAggttaaaaatgtatggaggccCCCTCACTTATATGGTTTATTAAAGTGGCCcgtcaactttaattttttattttttttaattaaatgagTTTagtagaataaattaaaaaaatttacgggGTCTATAGAGTGTCacattttttttgtagaaaaaaaaaaggataaatttaaaaatgaactaACTAGAATAAAGTAGATCTTGTTTGGACTAAAAAGAGTTAGAAAATATATGCTGATTCTTATTCTGAAAATAttggcaaaaaattaataatttaattcatctatttgattttttaaaaaataatcttttgaaaaaaattaaattttataaaaaattagtatttttattttttaaattttttatccggAAAGCGAAAACTATAAATTAgtagttttttatttaaaattcataaCAAAATGCTTTTCCGTTgtaacagaattaggttatattaatatattttttgtacacttttatataagtgttccatttaagcgaaatttttttaaaaaaaatctattaagtcgtaaatataaagtccaatctaataaaacataaaaagtttctctactcaaccaaccatACCTAGTCCATTCGgtctgattaaaaaaaaaaaattaatcaccatcttcccttctcctcctctggcGCCGTAGCTGACAAGATAGGATTCCGGTGGCTAAAGTTCGTCCGCGAGGATCTTTCATGGACTGTAGAGAATTACGATCACCACGTATCCTTCTACCATAGGTCGTTGGAGGAATGAGAGCCAAATATTAAGACGGTCCTACCTATACCGACTCTACATATAACAATACTTTTAACAAATGTCGATAATTTAGCTAacagtatatttttttacttataccgatatttaaaagtgtcgttatatatcttttttatcaTAGTGTCGGAATaaaacatatagaaatatatttttttatttttttaataaatttataaaaaatatattttaattgaatcGCTATCGATCTACgtaacatgatatatatatttaataaaaaataaataaaatagtttgcTCTCATGCTTTGGGACtccgtataatatatatatatatatataatataatatatgttgtCGTAATTTCAAACGTATTCTTAAatagaaaaaactaaaaaataattaagaaatagtTAATACAAAACAAAACCGAGGGATCCATATGAAAATAGATTATTAGTCGAGGTGTTGTTCACACATTTCCACCAACTTTTAAGACCTTTCAGAACGGGGTCAATGAAACGTGAGGGGGGAGGCGTAGCCAACTTTCACAAGCCAAGCATCGAGCGACACGTGGACTTGTAACGGCTACTTTTTCTAATACCCTCTGAAGAGCATGCGTATGCTAATAAATAACAGCAATtaataagcatatatatatatatatatatatatatatatatatatatatatatatataatatatttatgtgtAATAAGTCTTCTGTACAAGTAAGGAGATCTCCGTgattataagttattttcaatgataaaaaatttgatttgatgatcaactccgttaaatataatttactttattaaaactaaattttataattgtttgacattatttaccaagcgatcaaaagatctcaaaattgattattttaacggccgatgtgacatatttttaagtttaacggtgtaaaagtatccaaattagatgaaaatttaatagaaaattctacttaacatcaatagcaagaccaatacttccgatttgaaatttgaatcctttatcactgttttttatgagatttttattttcagccgttcattttgagattacttgtttattaaacaaacGAAGTTaacaaattatgaaatttgatttctaaatagttctaataacgtagatcatgtctaacaaaATCGATCGCCAAATCAGATATCCCATTacagaaaataacttacaagcacggaggcttccgtactttcgaaagcataggaacctaactctctctctctctctctatatatatatatatatccttaaaTTTCAGAagccaagaaaaaaaataacctgtttaatttaaataataaattaataatctCCTCTTGGTccagttttatttttaatgttgcg from Ananas comosus cultivar F153 unplaced genomic scaffold, ASM154086v1, whole genome shotgun sequence encodes the following:
- the LOC109703785 gene encoding uncharacterized protein LOC109703785, with the protein product MADVGDDDGDAIPAAVSLSNSAMADGGDDGDDEAILAANWASLPGDLVAQIISRLTCTVHYLRAVFAFPKWTNMKFPWPGHRPLQPPVAVFSEFASGGPYYNPATGIYRYFPGPPLDSYCFGTSHGWLLLLSPNSFIHTFNPVTYERIWLPPLLTAPNSMLQFPAELCGNYRVFPRTSGIQVVPAAVAVTVRCRDLIRLSVLSSDPVDDKKFTMLIVLNHIADVYLYFRMGVDLVWVPITIPLAHFHCSDLAPMRNKKIYAVDGKKMVMLAFDLSDPARNITVSSYTISNVPRPPSPDATFLLESADGSLFLVNKIRQVRAALYNTVLVVFRLELSAPPQARALPVADIGAGNALFICEGGSGCFDVSAFPRTFSANHIYFFRPFLGYEAGQAFEAETLGIFSLEKGELAADLGRLPPGWPYLKLGKVRWLFFNLRFIPL
- the LOC109703786 gene encoding high mobility group B protein 9-like — protein: MEEKKVMGWEMGEKTYPPPLHSHEEVVRDREIFMDTLRRFHSSMGTKFMIPVIGGKDLNLHLLYVEVTKRGGLEKVIEEKRWREVICEFKFPPTTTSASFVLRKYYLSLLHHYEQVYFFRTQGLLIPPAASAQTKSPMSKFGHGLVISDSTMQKPNSRKRGLDHPDPQNKGAYNFSVTGSIDGKFEYGYLVTVNIGSETLHGVLYHVQHPPPTVAATAASSAAAAVATSFDGSAATNNGNPTRSRRRRKRGWRHRDPAHPKPNRSAYNFFFAEKHSKLKSLFPNREREFSKMIGGSWNKLTEQERMVYQDYGLKDKERYKREMQEYKEKLKLSQPLSKDVIGDSGPSDVGGTAADPDQSQVQ